Proteins encoded by one window of Pseudomonas sp. PSKL.D1:
- a CDS encoding tripartite tricarboxylate transporter permease, whose product MDTLSYLGQGFGVALSPYNLVTALTGTLIGTVVGLLPGLGPINGVALLIPIAFALGLPPESALILLAAVYLGCEYGGRISSILLNIPGEASTVMTTLDGYPMARNGLAGVALSLSAWSSFIGALIATCGMVLFAPLLAKWAIAFGPAEYFVLMVFAIVALGGMAGDKPLKTFIAALIGLFLSAVGIDANSGVYRFTGDSVHLADGIQFVVLVLGLFSISEILLLLEKTHHGHQAVKATGRMLFNFKEAASVFVVNIRCGLLGFIMGVLPGAGATLASAVAYMTEKRIAGEKGKFGKGDARGLAAPETAIGASCCGALVPMLTLGVPGSGTTAVMIGALTLYNITPGPLLFEQQPDIVWGLIASLFIANIMLVILNIPMIRIFTRILAVPNWALVPVIAIITAIGVYAVHATTFDLFLMVGIGIMGYILRKMDFPLSPILLGFILGGLMEQNLRRALSISNGELGILWSSPISMGVWVLVACMLTLPLLRIWRKRSQQRRAVADA is encoded by the coding sequence ATGGATACTTTGAGCTACCTGGGCCAGGGCTTCGGCGTCGCCCTGAGCCCCTACAACCTGGTCACCGCCCTCACCGGCACCCTGATCGGCACCGTGGTTGGCCTGCTGCCGGGCCTGGGCCCGATCAACGGCGTGGCCCTGCTGATCCCCATCGCCTTCGCCCTTGGCCTGCCGCCGGAGTCTGCGCTGATTCTGCTGGCGGCGGTCTACCTGGGTTGCGAGTACGGCGGGCGCATCAGCTCGATCCTGTTGAACATCCCGGGCGAAGCCTCCACCGTGATGACCACTCTCGACGGCTACCCAATGGCACGTAACGGCCTGGCGGGTGTGGCACTGTCGCTGTCGGCGTGGAGTTCGTTCATCGGCGCGCTGATTGCTACCTGCGGCATGGTGCTGTTCGCCCCGCTACTGGCCAAATGGGCCATCGCTTTCGGGCCGGCGGAGTACTTCGTGCTGATGGTGTTCGCCATCGTTGCGCTGGGAGGGATGGCCGGTGACAAGCCGCTGAAAACCTTCATCGCCGCCCTGATTGGCCTGTTCCTCTCGGCTGTCGGCATCGACGCCAACAGCGGCGTATACCGCTTTACCGGTGACAGTGTGCACCTGGCCGACGGCATCCAGTTCGTGGTGCTGGTACTGGGGCTGTTCTCCATCAGCGAAATCCTGCTGCTGCTGGAGAAGACCCACCATGGCCACCAGGCAGTCAAAGCCACCGGGCGCATGCTGTTCAACTTCAAGGAAGCGGCCTCGGTGTTCGTGGTCAACATTCGCTGCGGCCTGCTGGGCTTCATCATGGGCGTACTGCCGGGGGCCGGTGCGACCCTGGCCAGTGCCGTGGCCTACATGACCGAGAAGCGCATCGCCGGTGAAAAAGGCAAATTCGGCAAGGGCGATGCCCGTGGCCTGGCTGCGCCTGAAACCGCCATCGGCGCCTCCTGCTGCGGCGCGCTGGTGCCCATGCTGACCCTGGGTGTGCCAGGTTCGGGTACCACGGCGGTGATGATCGGCGCCCTGACCTTGTACAACATCACCCCGGGCCCGCTGCTGTTCGAACAACAGCCGGACATCGTCTGGGGCCTGATCGCTTCGCTGTTCATCGCCAACATCATGCTGGTGATCCTGAACATCCCGATGATCCGCATCTTCACCCGCATCCTCGCCGTACCGAACTGGGCGCTGGTGCCGGTGATCGCAATTATCACCGCAATCGGCGTGTACGCCGTGCATGCCACCACCTTCGACCTGTTCCTGATGGTGGGCATCGGCATCATGGGCTACATCCTGCGCAAGATGGACTTCCCGCTGTCACCGATCCTGCTGGGCTTCATCCTCGGCGGCCTGATGGAGCAGAACCTGCGCCGGGCGCTGTCGATCTCCAACGGTGAACTGGGCATTCTGTGGTCCAGCCCGATCAGCATGGGCGTGTGGGTGCTGGTAGCCTGCATGCTGACCCTACCGCTGCTGCGCATCTGGCGTAAACGCAGCCAGCAGCGCCGGGCCGTGGCTGATGCCTGA
- a CDS encoding tripartite tricarboxylate transporter TctB family protein translates to MILQRLFALVLLAVCAALAVMAWPYQAAFSYEPVGPRAFPLLMLGLLGLALLYLAIRPTPIVRKDDEPELDRETLTKIAACVGLLIVFASTFEALGFILSSILVGLPMARLYGGRWLHSTLVVAAMSVFLYWLFDRVMDVPLPLGLLSVLEN, encoded by the coding sequence ATGATCCTGCAACGCCTGTTCGCACTGGTTTTGCTGGCGGTGTGCGCCGCCCTGGCCGTAATGGCCTGGCCCTACCAGGCTGCCTTTTCCTATGAACCAGTTGGCCCACGCGCCTTCCCGCTGCTGATGCTTGGCCTGCTTGGCCTGGCCCTGCTGTACCTCGCCATCCGCCCTACGCCAATCGTGCGCAAGGATGACGAGCCCGAACTGGACCGTGAAACCCTGACCAAAATCGCCGCCTGCGTCGGCCTGCTGATCGTCTTCGCCAGTACTTTCGAGGCCCTTGGTTTCATCCTCAGTTCGATCCTTGTCGGCCTGCCGATGGCCCGCCTGTACGGTGGCCGATGGCTGCACAGCACCCTCGTGGTGGCCGCCATGAGCGTGTTTCTCTACTGGCTGTTCGACCGCGTCATGGACGTGCCCCTGCCCCTCGGCCTGCTGAGCGTACTGGAGAACTGA
- a CDS encoding Bug family tripartite tricarboxylate transporter substrate binding protein — MTFSLRRLALATGCLLLAGNALAAEPKRPECIAPASPGGGFDLTCKLVQSALVEEKILSKPMRVTYMPGGVGAVAYNAVVAQRPGDAGTLVAWSSGSLLNLAQGKFGRFDENAVKWLAAVGTSYGAIAVKSDSPYKTLDDLVAALKKDPSKVVIGSGGTVGSQDWMQTALIAKAAGINPRDLRYVALEGGGEIATALLGGHIQVGSTDISDSMPHIQSGNMRILAVFSENRLDEPEMKDIPTAKEQGYDIVWPVVRGFYLGPKVSDEDYAWWKQSFDKMLASEDFAKLRDQRELFPFAMTGEELDGYVKKQVADYKALAKEFGLIQ; from the coding sequence ATGACCTTTTCACTGCGCCGCCTCGCCCTCGCCACCGGCTGCCTGCTGCTGGCCGGCAACGCCCTCGCCGCCGAACCGAAACGCCCTGAATGCATCGCCCCGGCCTCGCCGGGCGGTGGTTTCGACCTGACCTGCAAACTGGTGCAAAGCGCACTGGTGGAAGAGAAGATCCTCAGCAAGCCGATGCGCGTCACTTACATGCCTGGTGGTGTCGGCGCGGTGGCCTACAACGCCGTGGTGGCTCAGCGGCCCGGGGATGCAGGCACCTTGGTAGCCTGGTCCAGCGGTTCGCTGTTGAACCTGGCCCAGGGCAAGTTCGGCCGTTTCGATGAAAATGCAGTGAAATGGCTGGCGGCGGTCGGCACCAGCTACGGTGCCATCGCAGTGAAAAGCGATTCGCCCTACAAAACCCTCGACGACCTGGTCGCGGCGCTGAAGAAAGACCCGAGCAAAGTCGTGATCGGGTCCGGCGGCACTGTAGGCAGCCAGGACTGGATGCAAACTGCACTGATTGCCAAGGCCGCCGGCATCAACCCCCGCGACCTGCGCTATGTAGCACTCGAAGGTGGCGGTGAGATCGCCACGGCCCTGCTGGGGGGCCACATCCAGGTTGGCTCTACCGATATTTCCGACTCCATGCCGCACATTCAGAGCGGCAACATGCGCATCCTTGCCGTGTTCTCGGAAAACCGCCTGGACGAGCCGGAGATGAAGGACATCCCCACCGCCAAGGAACAGGGCTACGACATCGTCTGGCCGGTGGTGCGTGGCTTCTACCTCGGGCCAAAGGTAAGCGACGAGGATTACGCCTGGTGGAAGCAGTCTTTCGACAAGATGCTGGCCTCCGAGGACTTCGCCAAGCTGCGTGACCAGCGCGAGCTGTTCCCGTTCGCCATGACCGGTGAAGAGCTGGACGGTTATGTGAAGAAGCAGGTGGCGGACTACAAGGCGCTGGCCAAGGAATTCGGCCTGATCCAGTAA
- a CDS encoding OprD family porin translates to MLSSQPQALAPSRSLSARPSAIASALALAGVAPMSQAAFFEDSTATFETRNMYFNRDFRDGTSAQQSKRDEWAQGFMLNFESGYTDGTVGFGLDALGMLGVKLDSSPDRTDTGLLPTHDDGKAADEYSKLGLTGKIKVSKTELKVGTLMPELPTLQPNDGRILPQTFEGGLLTSNEIKNLTFTGGRLEKAKDRNDTNWEDLALNNKNGRFGGTFTADNFDLAGLDYKFTDRITGSYHYAQLDDIYRQHFLGMLATQPWGPGTFGADLRLAMSDDQGAAKAGNIDNTTVNGMLSYALGGHKVSAAYQHLSGDSAFPYVDGADPYLVNFVQINDFAGADERSWQVRYDYNFAALGIPGLTFMTRYINGDNVSRADGSEGKEWERNTEFKYVVQSGPLKNVAVRLRNATFRSNFARDADEVRLLVSYSVALW, encoded by the coding sequence ATGCTGTCATCGCAGCCTCAGGCGCTTGCGCCTAGCCGTTCCCTGTCCGCACGCCCTTCTGCCATCGCCAGTGCACTCGCGCTTGCCGGTGTCGCCCCGATGAGCCAGGCCGCCTTCTTCGAAGACAGCACGGCCACCTTCGAAACCCGCAACATGTACTTCAACCGCGACTTCCGCGACGGCACCAGCGCGCAGCAATCCAAGCGCGACGAATGGGCCCAGGGCTTCATGCTCAATTTCGAGTCCGGCTACACCGATGGCACCGTGGGTTTTGGCCTGGACGCGTTGGGCATGCTGGGCGTCAAACTCGACTCCAGCCCCGACCGCACCGACACCGGCCTGCTGCCCACCCATGACGACGGCAAGGCTGCCGACGAATACTCCAAGCTTGGCCTGACCGGCAAGATCAAGGTTTCCAAGACCGAACTGAAGGTCGGCACGCTGATGCCTGAATTGCCAACCCTGCAGCCCAACGACGGGCGCATCCTGCCGCAAACCTTCGAAGGCGGCCTGCTGACCTCCAACGAGATCAAGAACCTAACCTTCACGGGCGGGCGCCTGGAAAAGGCCAAGGACCGCAACGACACCAACTGGGAAGACCTGGCCCTCAACAACAAGAACGGCCGCTTCGGCGGCACGTTCACGGCCGACAACTTCGACCTGGCGGGCCTGGACTACAAGTTCACCGACCGCATCACCGGCAGCTATCACTACGCCCAGCTCGATGATATCTATCGCCAGCACTTCCTCGGCATGCTTGCCACCCAACCGTGGGGCCCGGGCACCTTCGGCGCCGACCTGCGCCTGGCAATGAGCGACGACCAGGGCGCGGCCAAGGCTGGCAACATCGACAACACCACCGTCAACGGCATGCTCAGCTACGCGCTGGGCGGGCACAAGGTGAGTGCTGCCTATCAGCACCTGTCCGGCGACAGCGCGTTCCCATACGTCGACGGCGCCGACCCGTACCTGGTCAACTTCGTGCAGATCAACGACTTCGCCGGTGCCGATGAGCGCTCCTGGCAAGTGCGCTACGACTACAACTTCGCCGCCCTCGGCATCCCAGGCCTGACCTTCATGACCCGCTACATCAACGGCGACAACGTCAGCCGCGCCGATGGCAGCGAGGGCAAGGAATGGGAGCGCAACACCGAGTTCAAGTACGTGGTACAAAGCGGCCCGTTGAAAAACGTCGCCGTGCGCCTGCGTAACGCCACCTTCCGCTCCAACTTCGCCCGCGACGCGGACGAGGTGCGGCTGCTGGTGAGCTACAGCGTCGCCCTGTGGTAA